ATTTACAATTAAAGTTGGAAATGGTTAAATTATAAGTACATTACATTATTGCTCATAGAATGGACgtgtgaaaaaaaatgttaaccCAAGCTTTAAAATCATTGCTAATAGCAAATAAAGCTAGTATTGAAACTACTGCAAAGCTAAGATTTAAGaaatacaataaatttttattgtgTATGAACAAAAGACTGAATCTAAGCAGCAAAGCTAGAAAGCAAAGTTTGTAAAGCAACAGAGTCCTCACCATAGTcctaaaaaataagttagCATGCATAGAAGAAACaattttcgaaaaaatGATCACATACAGTTACAGCAACACAAGAGCAGCCAACAACCTTACGGGCATTTCCATCACGGTCAAGAACGCACAAACCAGCCCATTCACCTAAGATCTTAGGATCAGCTACTTTAACCAAAGGGGTTTGGGATTCAGCACAAAGGGCTTCAACAAGCTTAACATAAGCTTCTTGATCACAGCTCTCGCATAGAACACAAAGGTGGGCTTGGCGACGGTCAAGGGCTTTGGAAGCTTCACGGATACCGCGAGCAAGTCCATCATGGACAAGTGCACGCTTTAGAACCTCTTTCAAAGAATCCTCAACGGACAATGGGGAAGAACCAGTTTCCTCTTCTACAACTTCGACGGTCTCAATGACCTCTTCAGCCTGGGGCACATGATCTCCTTCTGTtgacatttttaaataataataagaTGCTTTTTAATCAAGACGTCCTCGATTATATGCTCCAGTTTTGTCATTAAACTCTCGCTGCTTCTTTTGCATTACTGTCAAAAAGACAGTCTCAACCCTACCCTTTACAAGATAACAACGAGGTTGATCATTGCAGTGTAATTGTATAGTGCATTTTAAATTCGTACGGTATTTcgataaataaatagagGCTGGACGTTTGCGATTGCGTCGTCAACTGAAATTGTAATAGATTTAGAACTTCAAAAATCTATTTTGCATGAAACGCATAGGGCCTCAGAATCACCTGGGTCAAGTTTTCTGGTGGTTGTGGTGACGGAAGTTGAACTTACCATTTCCCTACATCCTTATTACTTTATGCGACAATGCAGAAACTGAGTTTTCGTCAggtaagaaaaataatttgctGCGATGCCTGATTTGTTTGTTCTCTGGCAATACTTGCTTATGACTTTGAATGGACGACACGTCGATTCGGCAAAGCGCTATTTAAACgttttcaacttttaaCGATTCAAATCTGTTATACTAACGTGTAAATTTACAGGGTTTAGCTCAAATTCTTAACCTTCTTCTCGTTCTTTCAAGCGCGTATATGGGTTACAAAACCCTCTCGTTTGTGACCGATTGCGAGAGCCCAGTAGTCGTAGTTTTGTCAGAATCTATGGAACCTTCTTTCCAACGAGGGgatcttttatttttagataATCGAAATCCCTCTTTTGACGAAGCAAAAGTCCCTTctgtatttgaaaaaattatatatggATCACCTGTAGGCATTGGTGACATTGTTGTATACTCACTTCCTGACCGCCCTATACCCATTGTTCACCGAGTGGTAAAGCTATATGAATCTGAGTacgttttatttatttcactTTTATTTGCCCAATACGCTAGACTACTAACTTGAATCAGAAACCAGACCCATTTAATCACAAAGGGTGACAATAATAAGATTGATGATGTTGCTATGTTTCCAAAATCTATAAACTACTTGGATAGAGAAAATCATATACTTGGTGTCGTCCGTGGATACTTTCCATATTTGGGTATGATAACAATTTGGCTGACAGACTATCCCATACTGAAATACATCATGCTTGGAGGATTAGGACTGCTTACCttgattcaaaaagaagagcAGTAATTTACTATGCCTTTTAATGTCTAACCTTAACTCATGAGAGATGTATTGCAGTGTGGGTTATCAAATTAAAACCATGCTTACGAAACCGATTTTTACCGAGTTTATAAGTTTcaaaagagagaaaaaagaaaaagggaATTTATATAATGAGATTCCTTTTGCTTGTTGCTCATGAATGCAACAATGAACGTTGATTACTCTTGCTTCTCTTCATGTTTACCTTAGTGATAGCAAACTGATGAATAGTTGGCGAAACTATGTTTAAGCTCTCATCAGCTTAGCattaataattcttttacgTTAAATGTATGATTTCTCAATTTAATGTcatttttgatttcattAGGAAAAAATAGATGACATTTACTACTGgtgaaattatttatttttcaattctttttattattttgcatttttgcaatgtaaaaatattataatattacACAAAAGGATATAACTATGAAGCTACACAAAGCATTTTATGTTCATCGCTTCTACGGCGCAGGTAATCAGacgaattttaaaagtgtAATTGgtgatttaaaaagtttatgttatgaaaagaaagttaaGTACAATAAGAAAGCATTAAGCATGTGGATGTAATTATTGGATGTGTTAGTTTACTCTCTGCATAAGTGCTCGGTGGTTTTATAAACTAGTGAGAAGAATGATTTCCGAGTACTACTTGAAgttaagaaaataattaatacaATCTCTTTTGAAACTAACCAGTCCATAATAGTATTCAAAGAATCTGGAAAGTACAGAATTTTTGGGAGCCTGACACTGATGCGTTATAGTAAACACGGTAATgtaaatttgttaaatatttaGTTTAACGTAATGGATTGAGGGTTACCATAAATAGAATTcataagaaaaaatggagGAAGGGTGTCTTTATGATGTCCGCTAGCATTAAAgagcatttttttattcaaggATCGTATTCATATAACTGGAAGGCTATGttaagcatttttttaatgccTTTGTATGATTATTGTTACCTGATTTATGTTTACGTTATCTATGCGTGGTGTCACTAATTTGCAGTATATGTTCATGTGAGACGCACATTCGATAATTTACCATTAACGTGCAAGTTACATTTATTGAAAGTAGGTAATTTGCATTCTAATGGGTGGTCTCGTTGTTTTACTTGTCGGCCTTTTGACGGCCTTAATGAGTGTAGTTTCTTACTATGTCTCGCCCAAGGGAAATAATACTAGGTAAGAAGTTTGCTACTGATTGGAGTGAATCATCTATATATCGAGGTATAGCAATTATGTTCCCATTTAAAGTCTTGTGTTATGATCAGTAGCTTGTTTTTACTTCGTTTCATTTTCGTTTAGAGATATGGAAAAGTATATGTGATTGTCTTTCTTGCAACCAATCAAGGTAGCGCTGTTTAGGCCTTGTCTTCAGCTGCACATGGACAATCTGGAATTGGGATCAGTTGCTTgtattatattttcataCTCCTTCCTTTaacaaaagttttattaactCTCAATTAGTACTTGGCAGATGTCATTAATTCttactttttcttgttgCTATTTATTATGGTTAGTGCATTTGTGGTGTTCTTATGCATCcatattgtttttcttttttactaacATCGTTCTTAGGGCAATTACTTATTTAGCACAGTTGCATCCATTAGAGGCTCCATCTCGAGTTCTTGAGTAATGAAGTTTAGTATAATCATAGTGATTTTTAATGTTTGTACATTCTtcctcttttattttacttatCGTTTAGACTGCAAGCTTTCCAATTAGAATCTACTTTTGAACCTTTTCCTCTtcctattttttgatactaTTCGTTTCTGATCGTCGGGCTCAACTTTCTAGTCTCTAAAATCCTATTGGTGTTTGTCGATTATTATTACAAATCAAACACGTTTGAgtatttcttatttttataatccATATCTTTAAACGtttcttattttaatatatatatggaGTCAGTTAAGTCATGGCTGGAACCTGGCGTTATTTAAAGGTCGGTTCACGTGGATTTCAACATTGCATTTAATCTTTGCGAAAGGATATACCttcattatttcttttctttgattttacTAGATTTATTGGTCTCCCCGTCTTTTGGTTGtcgctttttcttttactcGGATGTGTGTATGAAAGGCGACGTATATTTACGTTATCAAAAGCCTTGCTACAAATATACTGAATCATATAGaaatacaataaaaaattgaaataataGACACAACAGGatattcaaaagtttttttggTGCCAAAAACTCTAAGATGTTGTAAGTTTAGTTTAATATTTGGACTGAAGTTCATGATAGTAGTGGCGCTCCTAATACGCAATTTTAGTtgactaaaaaaaatatttgagaTAGAGAAAGTCTGAATTGTTATTAAAGGTCTACTGGCTTCATAAACACAAGTTCGCGACTATTCAACATTGTTCCACTATAGCACATAGACATTTGCACACACTGATAGTTAAGAAATACATTTTACAGTGTGATTTTGAACGGATTGGTTTCTTGAAAAGATAGGAAGactgaaaaaataaagattcgtatataaaaaaagcgaAAAACTTACACTAGTGATGTTGAATGCGATATAATTTTCTgttatgaagaaaaaagggTTGAACTTACCAAATTTACGCATTTACTAGATTTTTCGTGTATTAtacctttttaaaatgaaacaaGAATATATTCCGCTAGACGAATTCCCAAACAAGTCTAATGAAGGGATGCTGAATGATGAAGGTACCTCTTCTTCTGGCTTATCGACAAGAACGCGTAGCTTAGAGCTTTTTGACAATATGGAAGAAAGTGGCTCCTTTCCAAAAGTGGAAAGGAAAATACAATCGCTTTTGGATGAGCTGGCTGAAGTGTTGTTTCAATCTAAACAGCCCAACGACTTGACCAGGATTCGAAAAGCCATCGCTGAGCAGTTGCAGTTATGGTGTCAAGCTTGTCAAGAAAACGCTGATTTATATAGGAGCCAGCAAAGGAAATTGAAGAGCCGTTGGGACTCGCAGACAGACATTTTATCCCAAATTGAATCGACCAAAGCAAGTCTGGCAGAGGTGCACAAAGCGGAAGAAATATCGAATCTAAAGACAAGCATTACACATTTAGATGAggaaattcaaattttgcaGGAAAAGTTGGCGATTGTAACGAACCAACGAAACACCCTTGTAAAACGACTCCAGACTTATGATAAtctagaaaagaaaaaggcaCTCAGTATGGAAGATCGCCTTTTAACTCTGCAGGAGCAGTATGATGCACATGCTAATGTATCTTCCCTTGAAAAACGGATGGAAgtattgaagaaaagagaagatCTTTTGCGACTAATGGTCGGGCAAGCACTTCCAGGAATGCAATTCTTCCAACGTTTGATCCATCAAATCCAAGCTGTCGAAACAAAACTAATCTCAATACTGGGGCCTACTTCTTTATCAGAAGCTGCTTTGCCTCCATTAACTGACGTTCAGCGCACTAGTGTATTATCACTCTTGACCTCGACTCTTCACTCTTTGGAGTCGGCGAGACAGATTGCTGACTCCAATACATGGAAGCCAATCATTGTTTGTTTAGAGCTCGAAATTGTATATTTTGAGAATATGCTTACTGCGATAACCTCGACTCCCGTTTCTTcctaataatttaattttcattcCGTATACTATCAATACAACCTtctaatattaaaatatggTCATTCAATGGCACAATGCATTCCTTGGCGTGTTGACCGACAGCCTTACTACTTTTACCCTGCACGGCTTCAAGATACCTGTTAATTGTGgagaaatatatatttcataCATGATTTTACCTCCAGATTTTCAGCCTCATCTAGCACCACATCGTTAAAATCgtatataatatttatttcagCTGTATTTTCGGcatgatatttatttaataacaCCAACTTTGATCATCTTTGATTTGTCTTCTCAAACTCTCTTCTACACAACAAATGACAAAATGTTAAAGTAATGCGAGTCGAGTTCATTAGTGATTCAATTCAAATATGCTATTGAATGCCTATTTCCATACTTAAACTGTCAATCTCCTACCCAAATCAAACACTGTCATAATAAACATCCCTGAATCTAAAGCTACCTTAATAATCTTTGTTTTGTCTTGTTCAACCATCAACCTACTACAAACGAAacagttttcaaaaagtaaCACCATTTTAGTTTTCAAACAATTCTACGCTAATACCACGTACATTCACTTTCGGTTCACATAACCGATTCTGTCAAACATCCTCAGAATGTCGTTTTCCATTTCGAACCCATTCTTTCAGTTTTCCATTTCCATTCAATACGACACAGTCGTATGAAGATGGATTCTAGCTTATTTGCAAAATGTCACGGAACCAAGAAATCCGATTTTGAACAAACGACATTGCGGCTCCTTGTTCGTCGCAATCCTCCGTTTGAGTGAAATTCATCGAAATCACTTCTAAAGCTACGCTGTCTTATTTTTGCCGCACTCGGACTTTGACATCACTCTTAAAAATCATCGAGCAATAGAATTGTTGATCAAACGGCTTGCCACGCACTTTGTCTGCTGGTGGTATGAGACGCTAGTGAAGTTAACTATTACAGCAAACATCGTTCACCTACATATATATTGAATTGAAAGCCCGCGTTGCCGATGGGCAAAACGAATGAAACAAGAATCTTCCAATAGCGAAATTTAGACATCATATCGCaaatattacttttaaCTGCGTAGTTTAAAATTCAGGATCGAGCTTATctgcaaaagaaaagaaagggAGATCATTGTTCTACGCTTATTATCATAGCATTCCCCGATTGCTACTGACCTTATCAAAACTATTCTTGCAAATCCCATTCTCTTTTCGCTTCGTTTTTGTCCATACAGTGGAGTTTgggaatttttaaaatcttttcgttttttttacgGCTTACaagatttaaaatttctcATTCATACACTTGAttacttattttattgtttcGTTTTTGTGTGTGTATTTTGTTTCTACTTGTCGTTACTCCTGTCATTTTCGTttgattaattaaaaaaaaagatataaagGCTAATCTTTTCTTATCTCTGAATTGGAAAGGATTTCTGCAAACTATTCAAGCCACCGTCTGCAATTATTATCGTTATCTTGCCATTGGTGTGTCAGTAAAGTGAAGCAGATtgtcaaaatatttgatttactaaatatattataacTGTTTCAGGTAAATTATCTTATTGCTTGAGTAGTCAAATTAAGGATACTGAGATTTCTATATAGGAATTCCTTCATATATCCATCTGATAGCCATTGCGCAATTGATTTGTAATTCCTTGCAAACAGACATTGTTGTATGTTTGTATAACTGAAAACAGATCTTTGTCGCTATATAGTGTTCTCCATTTATCCTACAAAAAAGGCTTACAAGTGTCAGTACTTGATTGACTTTTCGAGTTTTATTTGGCCTTGATAATTAGTATTTCGCGGCTCGTTTAGAACTTTGCTTGTGTTGCCCAAAAGTTATTATAAACTTTCAtttgttatttaaattCGTTTATTCTTCCAATTAAAGCTTGTCCAGTTTACAAAGCAAAGCCTGTTAAACACTATCGAGATTCAAAAGTATACCTAGTGTTCAACCGCTTTTTCTTTGTGTTTGTTATAAATTTCTGTATCTTgtgcttttgtttacattcttGTCGGTTTCTACCTTTCATCATGACTCCAGTTTCCTCCGATTATCGGCCTAATCACATTTTCCTACCCAAATTTCGTCCTGATAAAATTACTTCTGAATGTAATACGCCCCAGCAACAGAATGTTATTGCTGAAGGTTTATACAATGTTAGCGAACCATTTCCCATTCGCAATACAGATGAAGAACGTTATCTAGATACCAAAGAGATTCACCATACATGGGATAATACGATTAAAAATGTTGTTCGAAGTATCGTTTCCATTAAAGGCTCCGCATTACGCTCTTTTGATACTGAAAGCGCCGGTAGTTTTTGCGCAACTGGCTTTGTCGTGAATAAAACACTTGGTCTTATCTTATCCAACAGACACGTTGTTTCTCCAGGACCCATTTCAGCTCGTGCCTCTTTCATAAActatgaagaaattgatattTATCCCATCTACAGAGATCCTGTTCATGACTTTGGCTTCTTTCGTTATGATCCATCTTCCATTCGATTCCACGATGTCACTGAAATTTCACTTTCCCCTGAATCAGCCAAGGTAGGTATAGATATTCGAATTATTGGTAACGATGCTGGTGAAAAATTGTCTATTTTAAGCTCCACTTTGGCTCGTCTTGATCGTCCAGCTCCAAACTACGGAATTGACAACTACAACGATTTTAATACATTTTATTATCAGGCAGCTAGTGGAACTAGTGGAGGCAGCTCTGGCAGTCCTGTTCTTGACATCTCTGGTGCCGCCGTTGCTTTAAACTCGGGAGGATCCAACAGCAGTGcctcttctttttatcttCCTCTGGACCGGGTTGTTCGAGCTTTGCGATGTATTGAGAACAATACTCCTATTACTCGTGGTACTCTTCTTACCGAGTTTTTACATTGGTCATACGACGAACTCAGTCGCATTGGCCTTCCAAGGGAATTTGAATACGATTGTAGAACCCGTGTTCCTAGTAGTACTGGTCTTTTGGTTGTTTCGCGAGTTCTCAGAAATTCTGAAGTCTCTAAGGCTTTGGAACCTGGCGATATATTAATTGCTTTCAAAACAGACTCTCATAAGTCTACATACATTGTTGATTTTGTCTCTTTATTCGAAGTT
This region of Schizosaccharomyces pombe strain 972h- genome assembly, chromosome: II genomic DNA includes:
- the rps1202 gene encoding 40S ribosomal protein eS12, with translation MSTEGDHVPQAEEVIETVEVVEEETGSSPLSVEDSLKEVLKRALVHDGLARGIREASKALDRRQAHLCVLCESCDQEAYVKLVEALCAESQTPLVKVADPKILGEWAGLCVLDRDGNARKVVGCSCVAVTDYGEDSVALQTLLSSFAA
- the sec11 gene encoding signal peptidase subunit Sec11 gives rise to the protein MQKLSFRQGLAQILNLLLVLSSAYMGYKTLSFVTDCESPVVVVLSESMEPSFQRGDLLFLDNRNPSFDEAKVPSVFEKIIYGSPVGIGDIVVYSLPDRPIPIVHRVVKLYESENQTHLITKGDNNKIDDVAMFPKSINYLDRENHILGVVRGYFPYLGMITIWLTDYPILKYIMLGGLGLLTLIQKEEQ
- the vma9 gene encoding V-type ATPase V0 subunit e, with translation MGGLVVLLVGLLTALMSVVSYYVSPKGNNTSTWQMSLILTFSCCYLLWAITYLAQLHPLEAPSRVLE